The Pseudomonas alkylphenolica genomic sequence CCAGCAACTTCGCCCCGGGATAGCGTCCCAGGGCGTCATTGAGCAACTGCTCCAGCGGCAGGATTACGCCCTGCTGGCGTAACTGCAGGGCTTCGTCCTGATCAAGGTCACGGGCCGATGCCAGCGAACAAAGTACCAACAGCGCAACGAGTGCCGCCTGCGCTGTTCGCGTGCAAACGCTCATTATTTGTCCTGGACGTCCTTGAGGATTTCACCGGTCTTGGCGTCCAGGTCCACGTCCCATTCGACGTTCTTGGCATCGCGCAGGTCGATCTTGTAGACAAGGCGACCGTAGACATCTTCCAGCTCGGACTCTTTGATCGTGGCGCCTGGATGCTTGTCCAGCGCTTTGGCATTCAAGTCATCCAGCGACAGGATGGTTTTGTCCTGAACCAGTTTGGTGACTTCATGCATAGGAATGTCTTTGGCCAGTGCGACATTGGCGCCCAGGGCAAGAGCAGCGGTCACGAACAGGGCAGTCAAAGTTTTCATGGGGTCTCTCCGTTGAGATCAATAATGTGTCTACGGGGCCTAGATTAACCAACCGAACTTAATTGAAGCTGAAAACAACTGGCGACATGATAGCGCACCCCTGCCCCACAACTGGACCGCTGTTCTTTATAATTGCCGGCTCCAGACAGCGAGGCCCGTATGAGCGCAATCCATATCAAGTACCCGGCCCTGACGCTCAAGGCCGGCAGTCGCGCCTTGCAGCGCATCCGCGAACGTGGATTACAGGCTGCCGATGTGGGTGTGCTTCCGGGCGCCGCAGGCGGCCCCAAGGCCCTTGGTATACAAGGCCTGGACCTGGCCTTGTTCGGCCACTGGTTGCCCAGTGCACCCCGTGAGCGGGCGTTGATCGGTGCATCCATCGGCTCCTGGCGCTTTGCCAGTGCCTGCCTGCCCAATCCGGCGCAGGCGTTGCAGCGCCTCGGAGAGCTTTATACCGAGCAGGACTTCGCCAAAGGTGTCACCCAGGCCGAAGTCAGCCGTAGCTGCCAGCGCATGCTTGATGAACTGCTACAAGGGCGCGACGCGCAGATCCTCGAGAGCCCCGATTACCGCCTTAACATCATGGTAGTGAAAAGCCATGGGCTGCTGGCACATGATCATCGCGCACGCTTGGGAATGGGGCTGTCTTCGGTTATTGCCGACAACTTGATCGGCCGCCCCCGACTGGCCCGTCACTTTGAGCGGATTATCCTCCACGATGCCCGCAGCAACCCGCCGCTGCAGCCCCTGACCGACTTTCCTTCACGTTGCCTGCCGCTGGATGTGGCCAACCTGCGCCATGCCCTGCTGGCTTCGGGTTCAATTCCAATGGTAATGGAGGGCGTACGCGATATTCCCGGCGTTGGTCAGGGCACTTACCGCGATGGTGGTCTGCTCGACTACCATCTGGACCTGCCGTACCAGGGCGACGACATCGTGCTCTACCCGCACTTTACCGATAAGGTGATCCCTGGCTGGTTCGACAAAGCCCTGCCCTGGCGGCGTGGCGATGCCCAACGCTTGCGCAATGTTTTGCTCCTGGCGCCTTCCGCTCAGTACCTGGCCAGCCTGCCTTACGGCAAGTTGCCGGACCGTAGCGACTTCAAGCGCTTCATGGGTGACGCCGGCAGCCGCCAACGCTACTGGCACAAGGCAATCTCCGAAAGCCGGCGTCTGGGCGACGAGCTGCTTGAACTGATAGAAACCGGCAGGCTGCACGCGCAACTGCAACCGCTGTAACGGTCATGCTGGTAAACTGCTTACCAGCATTGGCTTTCAGAGTTGAGACACCGTGGAAATTTTCAAAGAGTTCACCTTCGAGTCGGCACACCGTCTGCCGCACGTTCCTGAAGGGCACAAGTGCGGCCGTCTGCACGGTCATTCGTTCAAGGTTGCCCTGCACCTGACCGGCCCACTGGACCCGCATACTGGCTGGATTCGCGACTTTTCCGAGATCAAGGCGATCTTCAAGCCGCTGTATGAACAGCTGGACCACAACTACCTGAACGACATTCCTGGCCTGGAAAACCCTACCAGCGAAGTGATTGCCAAATGGATCTGGGACCAGGTCAAGCCGTTGCTGCCAGAACTGTCCAAGGTGCGCATTCATGAGACTTGCACCAGTGGTTGCGAGTACTACGGCGACTGACTTGGTATTCGATGTAATGAAACCACCCTGCGGGGTGGTTTTTTTTGCCTGGTGTCTGTGGGAGCGGGCTTGCCCCGCGATTACAGTGTGTCAGCTACATCGCATCGCGGGGCAAGCCCGCTCCCACCGGGAAAAGACAAAACCCCTACCTGCATACGCAGATAGGGGTTTCGGAATTTAATCTTGACGATGACCTACTCTCACATGGGGAAACCCCACACTACCATCGGCGATGCATCGTTTCACTGCTGAGTTCGGGATGGGATCAGGTGGTTCCAATGCTCTATGGTCGGTCAAGAAATTCTGTTGCCAGAAGGTCTTGTTCAGACACTCCAGCGAATTGGGTATGTGACGATTGTGAGTCGCAAACTTTCGGTTCGTTTCGTCTTCACAACACCGCAATCTGGTCATTTCGACGCAAATTGCTTGGGTGTTATATGGTCAAGCCTCACGGGCAATTAGTATTGGTTAGCTCAACGCCTCACAGCGCTTACACACCCAACCTATCAACGTCGTAGTCTTCGACGGCCCTTCAGGGAGCTCAAGGCTCCAGTGAGATCTCATCTTGAGGCAAGTTTCCCGCTTAGATGCTTTCAGCGGTTATCTCTCCCGAACATAGCTACCCGGCAATGCCACTGGCGTGACAACCGGAACACCAGAGGTTCGTCCACTCCGGTCCTCTCGTACTAGGAGCAGCCCCTCTCAAATCTCAAACGTCCACGGCAGATAGGGACCGAACTGTCTCACGACGTTCTAAACCCAGCTCGCGTACCACTTTAAATGGCGAACAGCCATACCCTTGGGACCGGCTTCAGCCCCAGGATGTGATGAGCCGACATCGAGGTGCCAAACACCGCCGTCGATATGAACTCTTGGGCGGTATCAGCCTGTTATCCCCGGAGTACCTTTTATCCGTTGAGCGATGGCCCTTCCATACAGAACCACCGGATCACTAAGACCTACTTTCGTACCTGCTCGACGTGTCTGTCTCGCAGTCAAGCGCGCTTTTGCCTTTATACTCTACGACCGATTTCCGACCGGTCTGAGCGCACCTTCGTACTCCTCCGTTACTCTTTAGGAGGAGACCGCCCCAGTCAAACTACCCACCATACACTGTCCTCGATCCGGATAACGGACCTGAGTTAGAACCTCAAAGTTGCCAGGGTGGTATTTCAAGGATGGCTCCACGCGAACTGGCGTCCACGCTTCAAAGCCTCCCACCTATCCTACACAAGCAAATTCAAAGTCCAGTGCAAAGCTATAGTAAAGGTTCACGGGGTCTTTCCGTCTAGCCGCGGATACACTGCATCTTCACAGCGATTTCAATTTCACTGAGTCTCGGGTGGAGACAGCGCCGCCATCGTTACGCCATTCGTGCAGGTCGGAACTTACCCGACAAGGAATTTCGCTACCTTAGGACCGTTATAGTTACGGCCGCCGTTTACCGGGGCTTCGATCAAGAGCTTCGCGTTAGCTAACCCCATCAATTAACCTTCCGGCACCGGGCAGGCGTCACACCCTATACGTCCACTTTCGTGTTTGCAGAGTGCTGTGTTTTTAATAAACAGTCGCAGCGGCCTGGTATCTTCGACCGGCATGAGCTTACGGAGCAAGTCCTTCACCCTCACCGGCGCACCTTCTCCCGAAGTTACGGTGCCATTTTGCCTAGTTCCTTCACCCGAGTTCTCTCAAGCGCCTTGGTATTCTCTACCCAACCACCTGTGTCGGTTTGGGGTACGGTTCCTAGTTATCTGAAGCTTAGAAGCTTTTCTTGGAAGCATGGCATCAACCACTTCGTCGCCTAAAGGCAACTCGTCAT encodes the following:
- a CDS encoding PepSY domain-containing protein, producing MSVCTRTAQAALVALLVLCSLASARDLDQDEALQLRQQGVILPLEQLLNDALGRYPGAKLLEAELEHKHGRYEYEVELLTPEGVVREIKLDASNGALLKDEEDD
- a CDS encoding patatin-like phospholipase family protein codes for the protein MSAIHIKYPALTLKAGSRALQRIRERGLQAADVGVLPGAAGGPKALGIQGLDLALFGHWLPSAPRERALIGASIGSWRFASACLPNPAQALQRLGELYTEQDFAKGVTQAEVSRSCQRMLDELLQGRDAQILESPDYRLNIMVVKSHGLLAHDHRARLGMGLSSVIADNLIGRPRLARHFERIILHDARSNPPLQPLTDFPSRCLPLDVANLRHALLASGSIPMVMEGVRDIPGVGQGTYRDGGLLDYHLDLPYQGDDIVLYPHFTDKVIPGWFDKALPWRRGDAQRLRNVLLLAPSAQYLASLPYGKLPDRSDFKRFMGDAGSRQRYWHKAISESRRLGDELLELIETGRLHAQLQPL
- a CDS encoding PepSY domain-containing protein: MKTLTALFVTAALALGANVALAKDIPMHEVTKLVQDKTILSLDDLNAKALDKHPGATIKESELEDVYGRLVYKIDLRDAKNVEWDVDLDAKTGEILKDVQDK
- the queD gene encoding 6-carboxytetrahydropterin synthase QueD, which translates into the protein MEIFKEFTFESAHRLPHVPEGHKCGRLHGHSFKVALHLTGPLDPHTGWIRDFSEIKAIFKPLYEQLDHNYLNDIPGLENPTSEVIAKWIWDQVKPLLPELSKVRIHETCTSGCEYYGD